In a single window of the Mesoplodon densirostris isolate mMesDen1 chromosome 18, mMesDen1 primary haplotype, whole genome shotgun sequence genome:
- the NKIRAS2 gene encoding NF-kappa-B inhibitor-interacting Ras-like protein 2 isoform X4, with protein MIETQEDIYVGSIETDRGVREQVRFYDTRGLRDGAELPRHCFSCTDGYVLVYSTDSRESFQRVELLKKEIDKSKDKKEVTIVVLGNKCDLQEQRRVDPDVAQHWAKSEKVKLWEVSVADRRSLLEPFVYLASKMTQPQSKSAFPLSRKNKGSGSLDG; from the exons ATGATTGAGACGCAGGAGGACATCTACGTGGGCTCCATTGAGACTGACCGGGGGGTGCGGGAGCAGGTGCGTTTCTACGACACCCGGGGGCTCCGAGATGGGGCTGAGTTGCCCCGGCACTGCTTCTCCTGCACTGATGGCTATGTCCTGGTCTACAGCACGGATAGCCGAGAGTCCTTTCAGCGCGTGGAGCTGCTCAAGAAGGAGATTGACAAATCCAAAGACAAGAAGGAG GTCACCATCGTGGTCCTCGGCAACAAGTGTGACCTGCAGGAGCAGCGGCGTGTAGACCCGGATGTGGCTCAGCACTGGGCCAAGTCGGAGAAGGTGAAGCTTTGGGAGGTGTCGGTGGCTGACCGCCGCTCACTGCTGGAGCCCTTCGTCTACCTGGCCAGCAAGATGACCCAGCCCCAGAGCAAGTCTGCCTTCCCCCTCAGCCGCAAGAACAAGGGGAGCGGCTCCTTGGATGGCTGA
- the NKIRAS2 gene encoding NF-kappa-B inhibitor-interacting Ras-like protein 2 isoform X3 codes for MSEIRRKNFRVTVCLARNKFSPHFVPGSEMIETQEDIYVGSIETDRGVREQVRFYDTRGLRDGAELPRHCFSCTDGYVLVYSTDSRESFQRVELLKKEIDKSKDKKEVTIVVLGNKCDLQEQRRVDPDVAQHWAKSEKVKLWEVSVADRRSLLEPFVYLASKMTQPQSKSAFPLSRKNKGSGSLDG; via the exons ATGTCCGAGATAAGAAGGAAAAACTTCCGTGTCACAGTGTGTTTAGCAAG AAACAAGTTTTCTCCTCATTTTGTCCCAGGTTCTGAGATGATTGAGACGCAGGAGGACATCTACGTGGGCTCCATTGAGACTGACCGGGGGGTGCGGGAGCAGGTGCGTTTCTACGACACCCGGGGGCTCCGAGATGGGGCTGAGTTGCCCCGGCACTGCTTCTCCTGCACTGATGGCTATGTCCTGGTCTACAGCACGGATAGCCGAGAGTCCTTTCAGCGCGTGGAGCTGCTCAAGAAGGAGATTGACAAATCCAAAGACAAGAAGGAG GTCACCATCGTGGTCCTCGGCAACAAGTGTGACCTGCAGGAGCAGCGGCGTGTAGACCCGGATGTGGCTCAGCACTGGGCCAAGTCGGAGAAGGTGAAGCTTTGGGAGGTGTCGGTGGCTGACCGCCGCTCACTGCTGGAGCCCTTCGTCTACCTGGCCAGCAAGATGACCCAGCCCCAGAGCAAGTCTGCCTTCCCCCTCAGCCGCAAGAACAAGGGGAGCGGCTCCTTGGATGGCTGA
- the NKIRAS2 gene encoding NF-kappa-B inhibitor-interacting Ras-like protein 2 isoform X2, which translates to MGKSCKVVVCGQASVGKTSILEQLLYGNHVVGSEMIETQEDIYVGSIETDRGVREQVRFYDTRGLRDGAELPRHCFSCTDGYVLVYSTDSRESFQRVELLKKEIDKSKDKKEVTIVVLGNKCDLQEQRRVDPDVAQHWAKSEKVKLWEVSVADRRSLLEPFVYLASKMTQPQSKSAFPLSRKNKGSGSLDG; encoded by the exons ATGGGGAAGAGCTGCAAGGTGGTCGTGTGTGGCCAGGCTTCTGTGGGCAAAACTTCAATCCTGGAGCAGCTTCTGTACGGAAACCACGTAGTGG GTTCTGAGATGATTGAGACGCAGGAGGACATCTACGTGGGCTCCATTGAGACTGACCGGGGGGTGCGGGAGCAGGTGCGTTTCTACGACACCCGGGGGCTCCGAGATGGGGCTGAGTTGCCCCGGCACTGCTTCTCCTGCACTGATGGCTATGTCCTGGTCTACAGCACGGATAGCCGAGAGTCCTTTCAGCGCGTGGAGCTGCTCAAGAAGGAGATTGACAAATCCAAAGACAAGAAGGAG GTCACCATCGTGGTCCTCGGCAACAAGTGTGACCTGCAGGAGCAGCGGCGTGTAGACCCGGATGTGGCTCAGCACTGGGCCAAGTCGGAGAAGGTGAAGCTTTGGGAGGTGTCGGTGGCTGACCGCCGCTCACTGCTGGAGCCCTTCGTCTACCTGGCCAGCAAGATGACCCAGCCCCAGAGCAAGTCTGCCTTCCCCCTCAGCCGCAAGAACAAGGGGAGCGGCTCCTTGGATGGCTGA